In the genome of Gloeotrichia echinulata CP02, one region contains:
- a CDS encoding plasmid partition protein ParG, producing the protein MTKEKLVTYKMFMPESLRAKFKSLCALKQVSMNEVLVELVENWIQETESESGKDKGAA; encoded by the coding sequence GTGACTAAAGAAAAGCTAGTAACCTACAAAATGTTTATGCCTGAATCTTTGAGAGCAAAATTTAAATCCCTCTGCGCTCTCAAGCAGGTCAGTATGAATGAGGTTTTAGTTGAATTGGTAGAAAACTGGATACAAGAAACTGAAAGCGAATCAGGTAAGGATAAGGGAGCAGCATGA
- a CDS encoding AAA family ATPase codes for MLTNIKLKNFRAFQQDIDVRIRPITILIGRNSAGKSTLIKFLLMLQQTLESSESSEGEFFSTEGRHVSLGTFKDLKNTKSRNNGFQFSLNLKTNSLPDPRIQQIRKELQKSKAIPKIEDNSIDFSIKLNPFSIVTTEDPLGETTSLKVDSQITAEESIADFCIAGSIPYSGKKAKHTVTCEIGGKKILHKEETNLRRTRFLKFPLPNDPVEILKSAFDNLYLDVVKDEIISMRHLSPVREESERSVILGSPPLDDVGHRGEYAMPHLQRLLTDGGEKANFVLRHIESVIDIEDVKFKSQVKGFIPEFRAKNKSTGAESYLADFGFGVSQCIPIFVQGALLNRGQLLIVEQPEAQIHPTAQLAMGSFFAELWTERGVPSIIETHSENIIIRLRKLIARGQLNSKDVTVAYFYTKDSFVQVKNLDINSDGSFEKGLPMEFFGADILEALSIDIM; via the coding sequence ATGTTAACTAATATTAAATTAAAAAATTTCCGTGCATTTCAACAAGATATAGATGTTCGTATCAGACCCATTACAATTTTGATTGGTCGCAACAGTGCGGGAAAATCTACACTAATCAAGTTTTTGCTTATGCTTCAGCAAACTCTAGAATCTAGTGAATCTAGTGAAGGTGAATTTTTTTCTACTGAGGGTCGGCACGTCAGTCTTGGTACTTTTAAAGATTTAAAAAATACTAAATCTCGTAACAATGGTTTCCAATTTAGTTTAAATCTCAAAACTAATTCTTTACCCGATCCTAGAATCCAACAAATTAGAAAAGAACTTCAAAAAAGTAAAGCTATACCAAAAATAGAAGATAATAGTATTGATTTTTCAATTAAGTTAAACCCATTTTCAATAGTTACAACTGAAGACCCGCTAGGAGAAACAACTAGCCTAAAAGTTGATTCACAAATCACCGCAGAGGAATCAATAGCTGATTTTTGCATTGCCGGAAGTATTCCTTATAGTGGGAAAAAAGCCAAACACACAGTTACCTGTGAAATAGGAGGAAAAAAAATTCTCCATAAAGAAGAAACAAATCTTAGACGCACTAGATTTCTCAAATTCCCTCTTCCAAATGATCCAGTAGAGATACTAAAATCTGCTTTTGATAATCTCTATTTAGATGTTGTAAAAGATGAAATCATATCTATGCGACATCTCTCTCCAGTTCGTGAAGAATCAGAAAGAAGTGTCATATTAGGTAGTCCACCTCTTGATGATGTTGGACATAGAGGTGAATATGCTATGCCTCACTTACAGCGTTTGCTTACTGATGGTGGAGAAAAAGCAAATTTTGTTTTACGACATATTGAATCTGTTATAGATATTGAAGATGTAAAATTCAAATCTCAAGTAAAGGGTTTTATTCCTGAATTTCGAGCAAAAAACAAATCAACTGGAGCAGAATCTTATCTAGCTGATTTTGGCTTTGGTGTTAGTCAATGTATACCAATATTTGTACAAGGAGCTTTACTTAACAGAGGACAACTACTAATTGTTGAGCAACCAGAAGCGCAAATTCACCCCACTGCACAACTAGCAATGGGTTCTTTTTTTGCTGAATTATGGACGGAAAGAGGTGTTCCATCCATCATTGAGACACATAGTGAGAATATTATTATCAGGCTGCGTAAACTTATAGCAAGAGGACAATTAAATTCAAAAGATGTGACAGTCGCATATTTTTACACCAAAGATAGTTTTGTCCAAGTAAAAAATTTAGACATCAACTCAGATGGTAGTTTTGAAAAAGGACTTCCTATGGAATTTTTTGGAGCAGATATTTTAGAAGCTCTCAGTATTGATATTATGTAG
- a CDS encoding DEAD/DEAH box helicase family protein, whose translation MLKEAMISQSKIHQLIINSPYNEPKKYWQYNHQTRRFKLEDGRRPAGYTIASQNSKSFDDPGKFIEIPLVNQIRARVKAWRENGYLGVTGVTKRLLEHWHNPEEREFPFFFCQLEAIETLIWLIESHPSEKIGIDIPSDGGAFKRLCCKMATGSGKTIVMAMLIAWQILNKVTYPQDNRFSKAIFVVAPGLTVKNRLQVLIPSTENNYYEIFNIIPLGLLDKLRQGKVLVRNWHVLNWETEEQIEKKKGVDKRGTKSDEAYVRDVLGELASFSNLLVINDEAHHAWRIPAESKIKGLSKEDIEEATKWIGGLDRIHRARGIITCFDFSATPFVPSGKRSSEEALFDWIVSDFGLNDAIESGLVKTPRVVIRDDGRLNLKDFKSRYYHLYNDAEVKDDFNRKAQPNESLPDLLTNAYYLLGKDWLETAKSWEQAGHKVPPVMISVANRTETAARINYAFNHHKIQIEELCIPERTLHIDSNVLKMAESQEETSEIQYKTTDINEDDTSDEEIAPKLTKQQQAELLRQKVDTVGQVGKPGEQIQNVISVGMLSEGWDAKTVTHIMGIRAFTSQLLCEQVVGRGLRRTAYDVNPETNLLEPEYVNIFGVPFTFIPHESSEETTPPPPQPKTEVKPDPEKQQFEISFPNIIRIDYIYKPELKLNFSQIEPLELDAFDNSTLAEVAPVVDGKPDVTKIKEIDLEDLGRKFRMQKIAFETARDIFEQMKPGWKGNREYLLGNLIRLVEKFINSDLILINPPLFNLDEMRRRILITLNLRKVVQHIWNAIYLDNTEAIEPVFDPDHPIRSTGDMRPWYTGKPHEYTRKSHINCCIFDSTWEASEAFELDRNPNVEAWVKNDHLGFEILYIFDGIVHKYRPDFIIKLKSGSFLILETKGKYTQKDQAKSAFLAQWIKAVNQHGGFGFWQRDISRNPADVKMILDRAVSRSK comes from the coding sequence ATGTTGAAAGAAGCTATGATATCTCAATCAAAAATTCACCAGCTTATTATAAACTCCCCCTATAATGAGCCAAAAAAATACTGGCAGTACAATCACCAAACTCGTCGTTTTAAACTTGAAGATGGCAGAAGACCCGCAGGTTATACTATCGCTTCTCAAAACTCAAAATCCTTCGATGATCCTGGTAAATTCATTGAAATTCCTCTAGTTAATCAAATTCGTGCGCGTGTCAAAGCTTGGCGTGAAAATGGATATCTCGGTGTTACAGGCGTTACAAAACGTCTCTTAGAACACTGGCACAATCCAGAAGAACGTGAATTTCCCTTCTTTTTCTGTCAATTAGAAGCAATAGAAACCTTAATCTGGCTTATTGAATCTCATCCATCGGAAAAAATTGGTATTGATATTCCTTCTGATGGTGGAGCATTTAAACGTCTCTGCTGCAAAATGGCCACAGGTTCAGGAAAAACCATCGTCATGGCAATGTTGATTGCATGGCAAATCCTTAACAAAGTCACCTATCCTCAAGATAATCGCTTTTCCAAAGCCATTTTTGTTGTAGCACCTGGTTTAACAGTTAAAAATCGCCTACAAGTTCTAATTCCTTCTACTGAAAACAATTACTATGAGATTTTCAATATTATTCCTCTTGGCTTATTAGATAAACTACGTCAGGGTAAAGTTTTAGTTCGTAATTGGCACGTTCTCAATTGGGAAACTGAAGAACAGATTGAGAAAAAGAAGGGAGTAGATAAACGTGGAACAAAAAGTGATGAAGCTTATGTCAGAGATGTTTTAGGTGAACTTGCAAGTTTTAGCAATCTTTTAGTCATTAATGATGAAGCGCATCATGCTTGGCGTATTCCTGCTGAATCCAAAATAAAAGGTCTTAGTAAAGAAGATATAGAGGAAGCAACAAAATGGATTGGTGGACTTGATCGCATCCACAGAGCTAGAGGAATAATCACCTGTTTTGATTTTTCTGCCACACCCTTTGTACCTTCTGGTAAAAGAAGTTCGGAAGAAGCTTTATTTGACTGGATTGTTAGTGATTTTGGGTTAAACGATGCCATTGAATCAGGCTTAGTTAAAACTCCTCGTGTTGTAATTCGTGATGATGGTAGACTTAACCTCAAAGACTTTAAATCTCGTTATTATCATTTATATAACGATGCTGAAGTTAAAGATGATTTCAATCGCAAAGCACAACCAAATGAATCTTTACCAGATTTACTAACTAATGCTTATTATTTGTTAGGTAAAGACTGGTTAGAAACAGCTAAATCTTGGGAGCAAGCGGGACATAAAGTTCCTCCAGTAATGATTTCTGTTGCTAATCGTACTGAAACCGCAGCCCGAATTAATTATGCCTTCAATCATCATAAAATTCAAATAGAAGAACTTTGCATTCCAGAACGCACTCTGCATATAGACTCTAATGTTCTGAAAATGGCAGAATCTCAAGAAGAAACTTCTGAAATACAATACAAAACTACAGATATTAATGAAGACGATACATCTGATGAAGAAATTGCTCCCAAGTTAACTAAACAGCAACAAGCAGAACTTTTAAGACAAAAAGTTGATACAGTTGGTCAAGTTGGTAAACCAGGTGAGCAAATTCAAAATGTTATTTCAGTTGGGATGCTATCTGAAGGATGGGATGCTAAAACAGTAACTCATATTATGGGTATTCGAGCATTCACTAGCCAACTCCTCTGTGAACAAGTTGTGGGTAGAGGCTTGAGAAGAACAGCTTACGATGTTAACCCAGAAACAAATTTACTAGAACCAGAATATGTGAATATTTTTGGTGTTCCCTTCACCTTTATTCCCCATGAATCTAGTGAAGAAACAACACCTCCACCCCCTCAACCTAAAACTGAAGTTAAACCCGATCCCGAAAAGCAACAGTTTGAAATTAGCTTTCCCAATATTATCCGAATTGATTATATTTATAAGCCTGAACTTAAACTGAATTTCAGTCAAATTGAGCCTTTAGAGTTAGATGCTTTTGATAACAGTACACTAGCTGAAGTAGCACCAGTTGTTGATGGTAAACCAGATGTTACAAAAATAAAAGAAATTGATCTAGAAGATTTAGGACGCAAATTTCGGATGCAGAAAATTGCCTTTGAGACTGCTAGGGATATCTTTGAACAAATGAAACCCGGCTGGAAAGGGAATCGAGAGTATTTATTGGGGAACCTGATTAGATTAGTAGAAAAATTTATTAATTCAGATTTAATTCTAATTAATCCTCCACTATTTAACTTAGATGAAATGCGTCGGCGGATTCTGATTACTCTGAATTTAAGAAAGGTAGTTCAGCATATTTGGAACGCTATTTATTTAGACAATACAGAAGCAATTGAACCTGTTTTTGATCCAGATCATCCTATCCGTTCTACTGGTGATATGCGTCCCTGGTATACAGGTAAGCCTCATGAATACACGCGGAAATCACACATAAATTGCTGTATTTTTGATAGTACATGGGAAGCTAGTGAAGCATTTGAACTAGATAGAAATCCCAATGTTGAGGCTTGGGTTAAGAATGATCATTTGGGATTTGAAATTCTTTATATCTTTGACGGAATTGTTCACAAGTATAGACCAGATTTTATTATTAAATTAAAAAGTGGTAGTTTCTTGATTTTAGAAACTAAAGGCAAATATACCCAGAAAGATCAAGCGAAAAGCGCGTTTTTAGCTCAGTGGATTAAAGCGGTTAATCAACATGGTGGCTTTGGTTTTTGGCAACGAGATATATCTAGAAATCCAGCCGATGTTAAAATGATATTAGATAGAGCAGTTTCTCGCTCAAAATAA